The Neochlamydia sp. S13 genome has a segment encoding these proteins:
- a CDS encoding leucine-rich repeat domain-containing protein, which produces MHPISSASIESLPNELLLPILEACVVPSLFSVCKRWHHLLAFEVMPSLYKKIAQLYFPRENAITQRTLMLAKVYQLNPGLTSTEKVYEVFKQVFTLAKSISPLEFKEKTEEKRGLTLANYFSYLLNSNRLLLWKKIPGGEEYLSREEIKHLPLEKKGELLRDWIEENCKNLTSLNLSGAGLTYLPSEICQLSQLRELHLSQNQLTALPEEIGQLSELQSLDLSENELTSLPLEIGRLSQLEWLYLSQNQLASLPAEIGQLSKLQELNSSQNQLTSLPAEILQLPQLQWLDLSQNQLTNLPATIGQLSQLQQWLYLNQNQLTSLPAGIVQLSQLQTLELAENPSKNIAEKIKQRFQL; this is translated from the coding sequence ATGCATCCTATCTCTTCGGCATCTATTGAAAGCCTGCCCAATGAATTGCTGCTCCCTATCTTAGAGGCTTGCGTAGTTCCTTCCTTATTTAGCGTCTGTAAAAGATGGCATCATCTGCTGGCTTTCGAAGTGATGCCTTCTCTTTATAAAAAAATAGCCCAGCTTTATTTCCCCAGGGAAAATGCTATTACCCAGCGAACTCTTATGTTAGCTAAAGTCTATCAACTCAATCCTGGACTTACCTCTACTGAAAAAGTTTATGAAGTTTTTAAACAAGTTTTTACCTTAGCTAAATCTATTTCTCCTTTGGAATTTAAAGAGAAAACAGAAGAAAAAAGAGGCTTAACGCTGGCTAATTACTTTTCTTATCTCTTAAATAGCAATCGCCTTTTACTCTGGAAAAAAATTCCTGGTGGGGAAGAATACTTGAGCCGAGAAGAAATTAAGCACTTGCCTTTAGAGAAAAAAGGAGAGCTTCTTAGAGATTGGATTGAAGAAAATTGTAAAAATTTAACTTCACTAAATTTATCTGGAGCAGGCTTGACTTATTTACCCTCAGAAATATGCCAGTTATCTCAGCTGCGAGAGCTTCACTTAAGCCAAAACCAGCTCACCGCTCTGCCTGAAGAAATCGGGCAGCTGTCTGAGCTGCAATCGCTTGACTTAAGTGAAAACGAGCTCACCAGCCTTCCTTTAGAAATTGGGCGGCTGTCCCAGCTGGAATGGCTTTACTTAAGCCAAAACCAGCTCGCCAGTCTTCCTGCAGAAATAGGGCAGCTGTCTAAGCTGCAAGAGCTTAATTCAAGCCAAAACCAGCTCACCAGCCTGCCTGCAGAAATCTTGCAGCTGCCTCAGCTGCAATGGCTTGATTTAAGCCAAAACCAGCTCACCAACCTGCCTGCAACGATAGGTCAATTGTCCCAGCTGCAGCAATGGCTTTACTTAAATCAAAACCAGCTCACCAGCCTTCCTGCAGGAATAGTTCAATTGTCTCAGCTGCAAACGCTTGAATTAGCGGAAAATCCCTCGAAAAATATCGCCGAAAAAATAAAGCAGCGTTTTCAATTGTAG
- a CDS encoding leucine-rich repeat domain-containing protein encodes MHPISSTSIERLPNELLLPILEACVVPSLFSVCKRWHHLLASEAMPSLYKKIAQLHFPTKNTTTQRTLMLAKVYQLNSGLTSTEKVYQVFKQVFTLAKSISPLEFKWKTEEKSYFTLANYSSYLLNINRLLLWKKLPGGEEYLSREEIKHLPLEKKGELLRDWIEENCKNITALDLSRAGLTYLPPEIGQLSQLLQLELNQNQLTSLPTEIGQLSQLLQLELSQNQLTSLPAEIGQLSKLQTLGLNQNQLTALPAEIGQLSQLLWLFLNQNQLTALPVETGQLSRLQGLDLSQNQLSGLPAEIGQLSQLQGLGLSYNQLTTLPAEIGQLPQLQTLKLSQNQLTALPGEIGQLSNLQRLYLNQNQLTSLPGEIGQLPQLQTLELNQNQLTILPAGIGRLSWLETLELNQNQLASLPVEIGQLSQLRVLYLNQNQLTSLPAEIGQLSQLRVLYLNQNHLTALPAEICQLSQVQGLDLSKNQLISLPAKIGRLSDLRFLELAENPLKNINKKIRQRFQL; translated from the coding sequence ATGCATCCTATCTCATCGACATCTATTGAAAGATTGCCTAATGAATTGCTGCTCCCTATCTTAGAGGCTTGCGTAGTTCCTTCCTTATTTAGCGTCTGTAAAAGATGGCATCATCTGCTGGCTTCTGAAGCGATGCCTTCTCTTTATAAAAAAATAGCCCAGCTTCATTTTCCCACGAAGAATACCACTACCCAGCGAACTCTTATGTTAGCTAAAGTTTATCAACTCAATTCTGGACTTACCTCTACTGAAAAAGTTTATCAAGTTTTTAAACAAGTTTTTACCTTAGCTAAATCTATTTCTCCTTTGGAATTTAAATGGAAAACCGAGGAAAAAAGTTATTTTACTCTGGCTAACTACTCTTCTTATCTCTTAAATATTAATCGCCTTTTACTTTGGAAAAAGCTTCCTGGTGGGGAAGAATACTTGAGCCGAGAAGAAATTAAGCACTTGCCTCTAGAAAAAAAAGGGGAGCTTCTTAGAGATTGGATTGAAGAAAATTGTAAAAATATTACGGCTTTAGATTTATCTAGAGCAGGCTTGACTTACTTACCCCCAGAAATAGGCCAGTTATCTCAGCTGCTACAGCTTGAATTAAATCAAAACCAGCTCACCAGCCTGCCTACAGAAATTGGGCAGCTGTCTCAGCTCCTACAGCTTGAATTAAGTCAAAACCAGCTCACCAGTCTGCCTGCAGAAATTGGGCAGCTGTCTAAGCTGCAAACGCTTGGCTTAAATCAAAACCAGCTCACCGCTCTGCCTGCAGAAATAGGTCAATTGTCTCAACTGCTATGGCTTTTCTTAAATCAAAACCAGCTCACCGCTCTGCCTGTAGAAACTGGGCAGCTTTCTCGGCTGCAAGGGCTTGATTTAAGTCAAAACCAGCTCTCCGGCCTTCCTGCAGAAATAGGTCAATTGTCTCAACTGCAAGGGCTTGGTTTAAGCTACAACCAGCTCACCACTCTTCCTGCAGAAATCGGGCAGCTGCCTCAGCTGCAAACGCTTAAATTAAGCCAAAACCAGCTCACCGCTCTGCCTGGAGAAATAGGGCAGCTATCCAATCTGCAAAGGCTTTACTTAAATCAAAACCAGCTCACCAGCCTTCCTGGAGAAATCGGGCAGCTGCCTCAGCTGCAAACGCTTGAACTAAATCAAAACCAGCTCACCATTCTGCCTGCAGGAATCGGGCGGCTGTCTTGGCTGGAAACGCTTGAACTAAATCAAAACCAGCTTGCTAGCCTGCCTGTAGAAATTGGGCAACTGTCTCAACTACGAGTGCTTTACTTAAATCAAAACCAGCTCACCAGTCTGCCTGCAGAAATTGGGCAACTGTCTCAACTACGAGTGCTTTACTTAAATCAAAACCACCTTACGGCTCTGCCTGCAGAGATATGCCAATTGTCTCAGGTGCAAGGGCTTGACTTAAGCAAAAACCAGCTCATCAGCCTGCCTGCAAAAATAGGACGGCTGTCTGATCTGCGATTCCTTGAATTAGCGGAAAATCCTTTGAAAAATATCAACAAAAAAATAAGGCAGCGTTTTCAATTGTAG
- the yidD gene encoding membrane protein insertion efficiency factor YidD, with protein sequence MKVLFILIIRIYQWTISPLLGPICRFTPSCSNYALQAIKKHGVCRGTGLAIRRICRCNPRHLGGRDEVP encoded by the coding sequence ATGAAGGTTTTATTTATTCTAATTATTCGTATTTACCAATGGACCATTAGTCCTCTTCTAGGGCCGATCTGCCGCTTTACACCTTCTTGTTCTAATTATGCCTTACAAGCTATTAAAAAGCATGGCGTATGCCGAGGAACAGGGCTAGCTATCAGACGTATCTGCCGCTGCAATCCTCGCCACTTAGGAGGGAGAGATGAAGTGCCTTAA
- a CDS encoding RMD1 family protein produces MDCRAYCTAASYKIKLFYEILRQRFPSASYRDAVHCSIPLPHLPPGDVFFFSYGAVVCWGLPKEIESEMLKLVQPYEEKHSDDIETDEFTYLYGEAPRILEDEIILPNQEMLTKLAISHGLAQSVKLGTFENAIQATFNQSKHIPEDLASKGKISYSKKAIRKKMGELFIARNSINLHADVLDTPEFFWEYPELEPLYTMVANYLDIESRVEVLNQRLDVVHELFQMLGSELNHQHSSRLEWTIIWLIIIEVMLNLLKDVFRIL; encoded by the coding sequence ATGGATTGTCGTGCCTATTGCACTGCTGCTTCTTATAAAATAAAGCTTTTTTACGAAATTCTTCGCCAACGTTTTCCTTCTGCCTCTTATCGTGATGCTGTCCACTGCTCGATTCCTCTTCCCCATCTTCCACCCGGAGATGTTTTCTTCTTTTCGTATGGAGCTGTGGTTTGCTGGGGTTTACCCAAGGAAATAGAAAGCGAAATGCTTAAACTTGTGCAACCCTACGAAGAAAAGCATTCTGATGATATTGAGACCGATGAGTTCACTTACCTTTATGGAGAGGCTCCTAGAATTTTAGAAGATGAAATTATTTTACCCAATCAAGAAATGCTTACCAAGCTTGCTATTTCGCATGGATTGGCTCAATCTGTTAAGCTAGGAACTTTTGAAAACGCTATTCAAGCGACTTTTAATCAATCTAAACATATTCCTGAAGACTTAGCTAGCAAAGGAAAAATTTCTTATTCTAAAAAGGCTATACGCAAAAAGATGGGGGAATTATTCATTGCGCGCAACTCTATCAATTTACATGCCGATGTGCTAGACACGCCAGAATTTTTTTGGGAATATCCAGAGCTTGAACCCTTGTATACGATGGTCGCTAACTATTTAGATATTGAAAGCCGCGTGGAAGTTCTTAATCAGCGTTTAGATGTAGTCCATGAGCTTTTCCAAATGCTAGGCTCTGAGCTTAATCACCAACATTCTAGTCGCCTTGAATGGACAATTATCTGGCTCATCATTATCGAAGTAATGCTTAATCTATTAAAAGACGTGTTTAGAATTTTATGA
- the recO gene encoding DNA repair protein RecO yields the protein MQISHTQGLILKVIDFREYDQIMTVFTPDKGIVKWIFKIRKPSKTSPRVKISPLMQGEFTYSETKGEIWKCRELIIYNYYLKLRGDYNLLESAGRMINTVIDSQPLHKPAPKLFKQLITYLEKIPFTTNLPALELSFILKILKNEGVANTHLQCSVCQSSLQSLYIWQGEHFCAMHTPAGALLFNEDETLAWMQLAACSSFNQLNTICIPVHLPYKAHQLFKILVQH from the coding sequence ATGCAAATTTCTCATACGCAAGGTTTGATCCTTAAAGTCATTGACTTTCGCGAATATGACCAAATCATGACTGTTTTTACTCCTGATAAGGGAATAGTAAAATGGATCTTCAAAATAAGAAAACCTTCGAAAACTTCTCCACGGGTTAAAATTTCTCCTCTTATGCAAGGCGAATTTACATACAGCGAAACTAAAGGAGAGATTTGGAAATGTAGGGAACTTATCATCTATAACTATTATTTAAAGTTACGGGGAGATTATAACTTATTAGAAAGTGCTGGACGGATGATTAACACCGTTATAGATTCTCAGCCCTTGCATAAGCCTGCCCCTAAACTTTTTAAGCAATTGATCACCTATCTAGAGAAAATTCCTTTTACAACCAATTTACCAGCTTTAGAGCTAAGCTTTATACTAAAAATTCTTAAAAATGAAGGGGTAGCCAATACCCATTTACAATGCTCTGTTTGTCAAAGTTCCCTTCAATCTCTTTATATTTGGCAAGGAGAACATTTTTGTGCCATGCATACGCCTGCAGGTGCCTTGCTTTTTAATGAAGATGAAACTTTAGCTTGGATGCAGTTGGCTGCTTGTTCTTCTTTTAACCAGCTTAACACTATTTGCATCCCTGTACATTTGCCCTATAAAGCTCATCAGCTATTTAAAATTCTTGTTCAGCATTGA
- the rlmN gene encoding 23S rRNA (adenine(2503)-C(2))-methyltransferase RlmN — MNSTVNLLSYTHHSFCNFIAAELGKGYLHAGLVYEEFYRTGAVSGHHPAFHNASKLLREILLRVDLSLPLVPVEKDDGETKKFLLKTQDNLEVEAVLIPMQAGGTLCISSQVGCRRGCTFCETGRMGLLRNLKVEEIIGQVFVVRHVLRYPIRNIVFMGMGEPFDNYENVRQATHILMDPKGLGFGRNHLTISTSGVIEGINKFTHSPGPKPHLAVSINAPTDEIRQRLMPINRKHDMQQLYKAMREYNEVTGLKILTAYVLIKDVNDSLEHAERLADYLKGLHVKINLIPYNPQTGDRFARPTEEAVIAFRQHLRLQGYQTLLRATKGKDIMAACGQLGNIKLRAQLKKNLEAV, encoded by the coding sequence ATGAATTCAACAGTTAATCTTTTAAGCTATACTCATCACTCTTTTTGTAATTTTATCGCAGCAGAATTAGGCAAAGGTTATCTACATGCCGGCTTAGTCTATGAAGAATTCTATCGCACAGGCGCAGTCTCTGGCCACCATCCAGCTTTTCATAATGCCTCTAAGCTTTTAAGAGAAATCCTATTAAGAGTCGACCTTTCTTTGCCTTTAGTGCCTGTAGAAAAAGATGATGGTGAAACGAAAAAATTTCTTCTTAAAACCCAGGATAACCTTGAGGTTGAGGCGGTGTTAATTCCTATGCAGGCGGGGGGTACATTGTGTATCTCTTCGCAGGTGGGATGTCGCAGGGGTTGTACATTTTGTGAGACTGGCCGGATGGGATTGCTGCGTAATTTAAAGGTAGAAGAGATTATCGGTCAAGTTTTTGTGGTTCGTCATGTACTCAGGTATCCTATACGTAATATTGTCTTTATGGGAATGGGAGAGCCTTTTGATAATTATGAAAACGTTAGGCAAGCTACCCATATATTAATGGATCCTAAAGGATTAGGATTTGGACGTAACCATTTGACTATCTCCACTAGCGGGGTAATCGAAGGGATCAATAAGTTCACCCATAGTCCCGGGCCTAAGCCTCATCTGGCCGTATCGATCAATGCTCCTACGGATGAAATTCGCCAGCGTTTAATGCCTATCAACCGTAAGCATGATATGCAACAACTTTATAAAGCAATGCGTGAATACAATGAAGTCACAGGATTAAAAATCCTTACCGCTTATGTACTCATTAAGGATGTAAATGATTCTTTAGAACATGCAGAACGCTTAGCAGATTATCTTAAAGGCCTTCATGTTAAAATTAACCTTATCCCTTATAATCCCCAAACAGGTGATCGTTTTGCTCGGCCTACTGAGGAGGCTGTTATAGCTTTTCGTCAACATTTGCGCTTACAAGGCTATCAAACTCTCCTTAGAGCAACAAAGGGTAAGGACATTATGGCAGCCTGTGGACAGCTAGGGAATATAAAGCTCCGTGCCCAATTGAAAAAAAATTTAGAGGCAGTATAA
- the raiA gene encoding ribosome-associated translation inhibitor RaiA — translation MSRKSKAAEFVDEDYSLTINGRNVQVTEAMEGYIKDKLSKIEKYDIPIIDITITMDIQRFEHHVNLLVKLNHILIKSSAVTDDMYASIDKAVDKIQTQLKKYKQKIKDHHAKPLEVVDMAVNVLRPLKEVEAAEINEEIEAENASQRDKEYRPHHIVKQEKKPLKYLTLDEAIMKMELSGEVFLLFRNEVDRKLNVIYRREDGDYDLLMPEG, via the coding sequence ATGAGCCGCAAATCTAAAGCTGCTGAATTTGTTGATGAAGACTATAGCTTAACTATTAATGGACGAAATGTACAAGTAACCGAGGCCATGGAAGGCTATATCAAAGACAAGCTTTCTAAAATTGAAAAATACGATATACCTATTATAGATATAACGATCACAATGGATATTCAAAGGTTTGAGCATCATGTCAACCTTCTCGTTAAGCTGAACCATATACTCATTAAAAGTTCAGCGGTCACAGATGATATGTATGCATCTATTGATAAAGCAGTAGATAAAATTCAAACGCAACTTAAAAAATATAAGCAAAAAATTAAAGATCATCATGCTAAGCCTCTTGAAGTGGTGGATATGGCCGTTAATGTTTTACGTCCTTTAAAGGAAGTCGAAGCAGCAGAAATTAACGAAGAGATTGAAGCTGAAAATGCATCCCAGAGAGATAAAGAATATCGTCCTCATCATATTGTTAAACAAGAAAAAAAACCTCTTAAATATTTAACTTTAGATGAAGCTATCATGAAAATGGAGCTATCAGGAGAGGTTTTTCTCCTTTTTCGTAATGAAGTGGATCGTAAGTTAAACGTTATTTATCGCCGAGAGGATGGAGATTATGATCTTCTCATGCCTGAAGGGTAA
- a CDS encoding type I restriction enzyme HsdR N-terminal domain-containing protein: protein MEKEEKQKIYCAIRKNWLIATPEELVRQQAIQLLIQHLGFPRSCIAVEKELQSLPHMKIFTSLLPERRADIICYLPKENSLHPLLLIECKAVPLSSKEILQVIGYNRFIKASFIALINQTEHKLGWFDPKLSDYQFVNYLPFYSELVNSLIN from the coding sequence ATGGAGAAAGAAGAAAAGCAAAAAATTTATTGTGCTATTCGTAAAAACTGGTTAATAGCTACCCCTGAAGAGCTTGTTCGCCAGCAAGCGATCCAGCTTTTAATCCAGCATTTAGGATTTCCTCGTTCATGTATTGCAGTAGAGAAAGAGCTGCAATCCTTACCCCATATGAAAATATTTACCTCTCTTTTACCCGAAAGGCGAGCGGATATTATTTGTTATCTCCCCAAAGAAAACAGCCTGCATCCTTTGTTACTTATTGAATGTAAGGCAGTTCCCCTCTCTTCTAAAGAGATTCTTCAAGTCATAGGTTATAACCGGTTCATCAAAGCTTCTTTTATAGCGTTAATTAATCAAACTGAGCACAAGCTAGGCTGGTTTGATCCTAAATTATCTGATTATCAATTCGTTAATTATTTACCTTTTTATTCTGAGTTAGTTAATTCTTTAATTAATTGA
- a CDS encoding 6-hydroxymethylpterin diphosphokinase MptE-like protein, whose translation MMRNDERFTHNLQRWSVLNKDAAEKIKVLECQEIALIANEDGEWNLQKISEDLPAYLHSPLSPQREAQQWFLSLNLKDTLVVYIYGIGLGYYYDVIKNWLKEDPKRYVVFLENNLEVIKFFLQTERATAFLNDTQAKLFHFSWETSYFSFGFVTSLFSLASFKASALKFYQKSDTLHTMEFQARLSFFHDMRIGISAEFMNLAGEKGFIHNYYQNLMEIPSSKIESKMLDQFKGIPAIICGAGPSLAKNIHLLKELKDKALIMAGGTAMNVLNGAGITPHFGLGIDPNPSHYNRLISNTAFEVPFFYRQRMYNPALKMVHGERLLVAGAGGYRLPAWFENQLGLPEVVPIEEGHNVINFNLSIAKELGCNPIIIVGVDLAYSNNSSYAPGLVRHALQDPKDAFLTKYSHEELLVKEDIYGQPVNTLWKWINESLWFSHFASQYPEITLLNCTEGGIGFTRVPNMTLAEATSIYLKKNYDFSSLVHGEIQNSGVPQGLTTYKVLESLEIFARSLLDCETYCSIIALENSKIHQSVEAGQEIPAHLKNPAIEENLAKLEALDAFKYILSDYKDRFLEIFFPRLVYLEYDSQLYSEKEIFLKKIVFEISLYSFLSSVARNNINIISSLLTKVVKESNNPEVTPSRKTLALKEKLQIERTNLSEQEHYSFLDNYLEIIDPELHLNFKKKCESQVEQQLYANGALKSQNFLHEGKLYGPATYYAENGQLLAQNWYVEGLLEGKGFFYYLTGELYAIKRYRKGVLHGRQEYYFLNGLPKTILPYQDGLMDGEVLLYHASGRIKRQMHFKKGKKDGVERMWNEDAMLLIEAHYENDLPIGTAREWYSNGNLSKEIIYANDSDKLEIKKWNEDGTPHLKDTTQGKDYFDLVTNHSTALTTSLHNLYQALVNIAPTILEVKKEDKSTSIEDDLLELQKEMDKLNKYSHEMLKISGTEGKAPKEAVWKTPEAERIVKAQLEGLTKNLSELTIETQASLKSLFEKLNLQKEVELFPN comes from the coding sequence ATGATGAGAAATGATGAACGTTTTACACATAATTTGCAAAGATGGTCTGTTCTTAATAAAGATGCAGCAGAAAAAATCAAAGTTTTAGAGTGCCAAGAGATTGCTCTTATCGCTAATGAAGATGGTGAATGGAATTTACAAAAGATTTCCGAAGATTTGCCTGCCTATTTACATTCTCCCCTTTCTCCCCAAAGAGAAGCGCAGCAATGGTTTTTATCTTTAAATTTAAAAGATACTTTAGTGGTGTATATTTATGGGATCGGGCTGGGTTATTACTATGATGTGATTAAGAATTGGTTAAAAGAAGATCCTAAACGCTATGTAGTTTTCCTAGAAAATAACCTGGAAGTAATAAAATTTTTTCTTCAAACAGAGCGAGCCACAGCTTTCTTAAATGATACCCAAGCTAAACTCTTTCATTTTTCATGGGAAACATCTTATTTTTCCTTTGGCTTTGTAACTTCTCTTTTTTCTTTGGCTTCTTTTAAAGCTTCGGCACTTAAATTTTATCAAAAGAGCGATACGCTCCATACGATGGAGTTTCAAGCGCGTCTTTCTTTTTTTCATGATATGCGCATCGGCATAAGTGCCGAATTTATGAATTTAGCTGGCGAGAAAGGCTTTATTCATAACTACTATCAAAATTTAATGGAAATTCCTTCCTCTAAAATTGAATCAAAAATGCTCGATCAGTTCAAAGGTATCCCTGCTATTATTTGTGGGGCAGGGCCTTCATTAGCTAAGAATATTCATCTTCTCAAAGAGCTAAAAGATAAAGCATTAATAATGGCAGGGGGGACAGCCATGAACGTCTTAAATGGAGCGGGAATTACCCCCCATTTTGGCCTGGGAATAGATCCCAATCCTTCCCATTATAATCGATTAATATCTAATACGGCCTTTGAGGTGCCTTTCTTTTATCGGCAGCGCATGTACAATCCTGCATTGAAAATGGTGCATGGAGAGCGGCTATTAGTAGCCGGTGCCGGAGGTTATCGCCTACCTGCATGGTTTGAAAATCAACTAGGCCTTCCTGAAGTGGTCCCTATAGAAGAAGGCCATAATGTGATTAATTTCAATTTATCGATCGCTAAAGAATTAGGATGTAACCCTATTATTATAGTAGGAGTAGATTTAGCCTATTCGAATAATAGCTCCTACGCTCCCGGTTTGGTACGTCATGCACTCCAAGATCCTAAAGATGCTTTTTTAACCAAATATTCTCATGAAGAGCTCCTGGTAAAAGAGGACATTTATGGCCAGCCTGTTAATACCCTTTGGAAATGGATCAATGAATCTCTGTGGTTTTCGCATTTTGCCAGCCAATATCCTGAAATCACTTTATTGAATTGTACCGAAGGAGGGATTGGCTTTACACGGGTCCCTAATATGACTCTTGCAGAGGCGACCTCCATCTATTTAAAGAAAAATTACGATTTTTCTTCGTTGGTGCATGGAGAAATTCAAAACAGTGGGGTTCCTCAAGGCTTAACTACCTATAAAGTATTAGAAAGCCTGGAGATATTTGCACGTAGTCTACTCGATTGCGAAACCTATTGTAGTATTATCGCTCTTGAAAATAGTAAAATTCATCAGAGCGTAGAGGCTGGGCAAGAGATACCCGCTCATCTCAAAAATCCGGCAATTGAAGAGAACTTAGCCAAGCTTGAAGCGTTGGATGCTTTTAAATATATCTTAAGTGATTATAAGGACAGGTTTTTAGAGATCTTCTTTCCCCGGCTTGTTTATTTAGAATACGACTCTCAGCTTTATTCAGAGAAAGAAATTTTTTTGAAGAAAATTGTTTTTGAGATAAGCTTATATTCTTTTCTTTCCTCGGTGGCAAGAAATAATATAAATATTATTAGCTCTCTTCTTACCAAGGTAGTTAAAGAAAGTAATAATCCAGAAGTTACGCCTTCCAGAAAAACTCTCGCTCTTAAAGAAAAGTTACAAATTGAACGTACAAATTTGAGTGAACAAGAGCATTACTCTTTTCTAGATAATTATTTGGAAATCATTGACCCTGAGCTTCATTTAAATTTTAAGAAAAAATGTGAAAGTCAAGTTGAACAGCAGCTATATGCTAATGGGGCTTTAAAGAGCCAGAACTTTTTACATGAAGGCAAGCTATATGGTCCCGCGACCTACTATGCTGAAAATGGCCAACTCCTTGCTCAAAACTGGTATGTGGAAGGTCTTTTGGAAGGTAAAGGTTTCTTTTATTACCTTACAGGCGAGCTGTATGCTATCAAGCGTTATAGGAAAGGTGTTTTACATGGACGTCAAGAATACTATTTTTTAAATGGCCTTCCTAAAACTATTCTCCCTTATCAAGACGGTTTAATGGATGGGGAGGTCCTTTTGTACCATGCAAGCGGTAGAATTAAACGCCAAATGCATTTCAAAAAAGGAAAAAAAGATGGTGTGGAAAGGATGTGGAATGAAGACGCCATGCTGTTAATAGAAGCTCATTACGAGAATGATTTGCCTATAGGGACGGCCCGAGAATGGTATTCTAATGGCAACCTCAGCAAAGAAATTATCTATGCTAATGACTCGGACAAGCTTGAAATAAAAAAATGGAATGAAGATGGTACGCCCCATTTAAAAGATACCACCCAAGGGAAAGATTATTTTGATTTAGTGACTAATCACTCTACTGCATTAACTACTTCTCTCCACAATCTCTATCAGGCTCTTGTCAATATTGCTCCCACTATTTTGGAAGTAAAAAAAGAGGATAAATCTACCAGCATTGAGGATGATTTGTTAGAATTGCAAAAAGAGATGGATAAGCTTAATAAATATAGCCATGAAATGTTAAAAATTTCAGGGACAGAAGGCAAGGCCCCCAAAGAAGCTGTGTGGAAAACTCCTGAAGCAGAGAGGATAGTTAAAGCTCAGCTAGAAGGCTTAACAAAAAATTTGTCTGAATTGACGATTGAAACGCAAGCGAGCCTTAAAAGTCTATTTGAGAAGCTTAACTTACAAAAAGAAGTGGAACTTTTCCCTAACTAA